A stretch of Rubinisphaera margarita DNA encodes these proteins:
- a CDS encoding S-adenosylmethionine decarboxylase family protein, protein MRSGLQFLYFPRLVFSSPLFRSIANEPFHTGCSSTGRHGEDSLTSGRVYELEKGRHLLIDCYNVPEDVCLNDQLILEAMARGATKAGATVISQVRYHFGHNSPPGFTAMVLLDESHCSAHCYADQGMMALDVFTCGSTDPRVVLQHIREMVDLGDVYIRQEPRFIRDPATQQLPADSPTEDMLVTV, encoded by the coding sequence TTGCGTAGTGGACTGCAGTTTTTGTATTTTCCCCGCCTTGTCTTTTCCTCACCGCTATTTCGATCGATAGCGAACGAACCGTTCCATACTGGGTGTTCCAGTACCGGGCGACACGGCGAGGATTCTCTCACCTCTGGGAGGGTTTATGAGTTGGAAAAAGGACGCCATCTATTAATTGACTGTTACAACGTCCCCGAAGACGTTTGTTTGAACGATCAGCTGATCCTCGAAGCGATGGCTCGCGGAGCCACAAAAGCGGGGGCGACTGTGATTTCCCAAGTCCGATATCACTTCGGACACAACTCACCGCCAGGCTTTACGGCGATGGTTCTGCTTGACGAAAGCCACTGTTCGGCTCACTGTTATGCAGATCAGGGCATGATGGCCCTCGACGTCTTTACCTGCGGTTCGACCGACCCTCGGGTTGTGCTTCAGCACATCCGGGAAATGGTGGACCTGGGCGATGTCTACATCAGACAGGAACCTCGTTTTATTCGAGACCCTGCCACACAGCAGCTTCCCGCTGACTCACCGACCGAGGATATGCTCGTAACCGTTTAG
- a CDS encoding sulfatase — protein sequence MPFTVFRSPLIPWRLPVLLLACALPALLVQTITAAEKPNILMIAIDDQNDWIGCLDGHPAIKTPHIDELAERGTVFLNAHCQSPLCNPSRTSLMTGKRPDTTGVYGLAPWIREVPELKDLVTLPQYLHQQGYTNYSTGKIYHGGNGRRKTDNEFQKLGPPAGVGARPKKPLVNTPSGHPLVDWGVFPHKDEDKGDWAVASWGVEQFESEMQEPFFLSVGFFLPHVPCYATQKWFDLYPDDDSVLPPFLANDRADTPRFSWYLHWKLPEPRLKFLTESNQWRNLVRSYLASTSFVDSQVGRVLDALEKSGHTDDTIVVLWSDHGWHLGEKEITGKNTLWDRSTRVPLIFAGPGVTAGQRVNSPAELLDIYPTLVDLCKLPEKDGLEGHSLKPQLKDGSAKREWPAITTHNPDNHGLRTEKWRYIRYADGSQELYDMTSDPNEWHNVADEKKHAKLIAGFQKYLPEKSVPPAPGSAHRILTVDEMGNVIWEGEAVGKDDPIPELD from the coding sequence ATGCCGTTCACGGTTTTCCGTTCCCCACTTATCCCCTGGCGTTTGCCTGTTCTGCTGCTGGCATGTGCTCTGCCAGCTCTTCTGGTTCAGACAATCACGGCTGCTGAGAAACCAAACATTCTGATGATCGCGATTGATGATCAGAACGACTGGATCGGCTGCCTCGACGGGCATCCGGCCATCAAGACGCCGCATATCGACGAACTGGCAGAACGGGGAACCGTTTTTCTGAACGCTCACTGTCAGTCGCCGCTTTGCAACCCGTCCCGCACCAGTCTGATGACCGGCAAGCGGCCCGATACGACCGGCGTCTACGGTCTGGCTCCCTGGATTCGTGAGGTGCCGGAACTCAAGGATCTCGTCACGCTGCCGCAGTATCTGCATCAGCAGGGCTATACCAACTATTCGACGGGTAAGATCTATCATGGCGGCAACGGACGCCGGAAGACGGACAACGAGTTTCAGAAGCTCGGCCCGCCAGCCGGTGTCGGGGCTCGTCCGAAGAAGCCGCTCGTCAACACGCCAAGCGGACATCCGCTGGTCGACTGGGGTGTCTTCCCGCATAAGGATGAAGACAAGGGCGACTGGGCGGTCGCCAGCTGGGGTGTTGAGCAGTTCGAAAGCGAAATGCAGGAGCCGTTCTTCCTGTCGGTCGGATTCTTCCTGCCACACGTTCCCTGCTACGCGACCCAGAAATGGTTCGACCTGTATCCGGATGACGACTCGGTTCTCCCGCCGTTCCTGGCCAACGACCGAGCCGATACGCCTCGTTTCTCCTGGTATCTCCACTGGAAGCTGCCCGAGCCGCGACTCAAGTTCCTGACCGAAAGCAATCAATGGCGGAATCTCGTCCGGTCGTATCTGGCAAGTACGAGCTTCGTCGACAGCCAGGTTGGTCGCGTGCTGGACGCTCTGGAGAAGAGCGGACATACCGACGACACGATCGTGGTCCTCTGGTCCGATCACGGCTGGCATCTCGGCGAGAAGGAGATCACCGGCAAGAACACGCTCTGGGATCGTTCCACTCGAGTGCCTCTCATCTTCGCCGGCCCGGGTGTGACGGCCGGTCAGCGGGTCAACAGCCCGGCTGAGCTGCTCGACATCTACCCGACTCTGGTCGACCTGTGCAAACTGCCCGAGAAGGACGGTCTCGAAGGACACTCGCTCAAACCGCAGCTGAAGGACGGCTCGGCGAAGCGGGAGTGGCCGGCCATCACGACGCACAACCCGGACAACCACGGACTGCGAACCGAGAAATGGCGTTACATCCGCTACGCCGACGGCTCGCAGGAACTCTACGACATGACCAGCGATCCGAACGAATGGCACAACGTCGCCGACGAGAAGAAGCACGCCAAACTGATCGCCGGGTTCCAGAAGTATCTGCCCGAGAAGTCCGTGCCGCCCGCCCCGGGAAGCGCCCATCGCATCCTGACCGTGGATGAAATGGGGAACGTGATCTGGGAAGGCGAAGCGGTCGGCAAAGACGACCCGATTCCGGAGCTCGATTAG
- a CDS encoding DUF4198 domain-containing protein, translating into MQRSATFTFIVLPILFMILVMAGLAIWMAVSGSKPPVVIEVETDEEPPTLYVEGEGTLRGTIVRADGSPNTSEVQLSYRATRKEENSSHSSSGHVGEVVGEFDAKVFSGETWLIATGDGFAPSWIGPIENHADGVVEDLKIVLSEGSPLDIALKDPAGNPVTAGNVTGFPIVGRNAGGSHYPTKEVEPGVYRIEHAAAATYRIFAEAPGFQPLDEEVAAASMRGRVEFTLVPGDPTTGTVIDVDGKPVADAAILLNLKSYSVSGSRGSRGWSEKEIGRTDDEGRFELRILEPGALYYGIIEAPDKRRTVFSEMQAGETGLVYEMPPMRSLLGTIRGDHSVLGERYDRELKKRMPYVKIDQRYSMKVDGGTHGELHYDYVPVEITEETGHFECPGIFTDRVTIYLGPYRVQLDESDLEGTGDLRLDYNLDTNEHEVTPVDTESTEETKAPE; encoded by the coding sequence ATGCAACGCTCAGCCACGTTTACCTTTATCGTTCTGCCCATCCTGTTCATGATCCTGGTAATGGCCGGGCTCGCGATCTGGATGGCCGTCTCTGGCAGCAAACCGCCGGTTGTTATTGAGGTCGAAACGGATGAGGAACCGCCCACGCTTTACGTGGAAGGCGAGGGAACGCTGAGAGGAACCATCGTTCGAGCTGACGGGTCGCCGAACACGAGTGAGGTTCAGCTGAGCTACCGTGCGACCCGGAAGGAAGAGAACTCGTCGCACTCAAGTTCCGGCCACGTGGGGGAGGTCGTCGGGGAGTTCGATGCCAAAGTCTTCAGTGGGGAGACCTGGCTGATTGCGACGGGAGACGGCTTTGCTCCGTCCTGGATCGGCCCGATTGAAAACCATGCCGATGGCGTCGTCGAAGATCTCAAGATCGTTCTCTCGGAAGGCAGTCCACTTGACATTGCACTGAAGGATCCGGCCGGCAATCCCGTGACAGCGGGTAATGTGACGGGATTCCCGATTGTGGGCAGGAATGCGGGTGGCAGTCATTATCCAACGAAGGAAGTGGAACCGGGCGTGTATCGCATCGAGCACGCAGCGGCTGCCACCTACCGGATTTTTGCCGAAGCCCCCGGCTTTCAGCCGCTCGACGAGGAGGTCGCGGCTGCTTCCATGCGGGGACGTGTCGAGTTCACGCTGGTTCCCGGCGACCCGACGACTGGCACTGTCATCGATGTCGACGGCAAACCGGTCGCCGACGCCGCCATTCTGCTGAACCTCAAGAGTTATTCGGTCAGCGGCAGTCGGGGCTCACGCGGCTGGAGCGAGAAAGAGATCGGGCGGACTGACGACGAAGGACGCTTCGAGTTAAGGATCCTCGAACCGGGCGCGTTGTACTACGGAATCATCGAAGCTCCCGACAAACGCCGCACCGTCTTCAGTGAAATGCAGGCGGGGGAAACGGGGCTCGTTTATGAGATGCCACCGATGCGGTCACTGCTGGGAACGATCCGCGGCGATCACTCGGTCCTCGGCGAAAGGTATGATCGGGAACTGAAGAAGCGAATGCCCTATGTGAAGATTGATCAACGCTACTCAATGAAGGTCGACGGCGGGACCCACGGCGAGTTGCACTACGACTATGTGCCTGTCGAGATCACCGAAGAAACGGGACACTTCGAATGCCCGGGCATCTTCACCGATCGCGTCACAATCTACCTCGGTCCCTACCGCGTCCAACTCGACGAAAGCGATCTTGAAGGCACCGGCGATCTCCGGCTCGATTACAATCTTGATACCAATGAGCACGAAGTCACTCCGGTTGATACGGAATCGACCGAAGAAACAAAGGCCCCTGAATGA
- a CDS encoding carboxypeptidase-like regulatory domain-containing protein, whose translation MTQRSATFYFVYVPILFLITVLLGLLIWVVVGNRRMPVVLHEEPAAVPTEVFYQEGKGRLQGRIVRKDGSPNTEPVFLSYDAERRTGEGRSVSMGSMGRCTDEFDEEIPSGETWILVSGDSIAQTSIGPLENHAGGVISDLTIVVDDGEPLDLVLRGPNGNPVIGANVEILLKVVENGAFGTRQTATEQGKGRYRFPHVSDATYFITIEAPGFAPFKAELEQAGAQGEHELSLQPTPSTTGQVLTFDGKPIGGARFILNCSTGNCGKVIGQADENGHFDLNQLDPAETYEGYIEGPDGDRMTFLELKAGHTGLVYQMPRRRTLRGLIHGDLSQLRRSFSLEERKHYPSVVVVQRYKVRPEERGGHYLSFRPEVKITDDVGHFELPGIFADDVEVRIGPYSVILDPEIATADGDILLGYDLDSGQSKVTIVDWESKP comes from the coding sequence ATGACCCAGCGGTCGGCGACTTTCTATTTCGTTTACGTGCCGATCCTCTTTCTCATCACCGTGCTGTTGGGGCTGTTGATCTGGGTTGTTGTCGGCAATCGGCGGATGCCCGTTGTGCTCCACGAAGAACCGGCGGCAGTTCCCACGGAGGTTTTCTATCAGGAAGGAAAAGGGCGGCTGCAGGGGCGGATCGTGCGAAAGGATGGCTCGCCAAATACCGAGCCGGTCTTTCTGTCCTACGATGCCGAACGGAGGACCGGGGAAGGGCGCTCCGTCTCGATGGGCTCGATGGGACGCTGCACCGACGAGTTTGATGAGGAAATTCCGAGTGGAGAGACCTGGATTCTGGTCAGTGGTGACTCGATTGCACAGACATCGATTGGACCGCTGGAAAACCATGCCGGCGGGGTGATCAGCGATCTTACGATTGTCGTTGACGACGGCGAGCCACTCGATCTGGTTTTGAGAGGGCCGAACGGAAACCCGGTCATTGGAGCAAATGTCGAGATTCTGCTGAAGGTGGTCGAGAACGGAGCGTTCGGCACCCGTCAGACAGCGACGGAGCAGGGGAAGGGACGCTACCGGTTCCCTCACGTCTCGGATGCGACCTATTTCATCACGATCGAAGCACCCGGCTTCGCTCCGTTCAAGGCAGAACTGGAACAGGCGGGTGCGCAGGGCGAGCACGAACTCTCACTGCAGCCGACTCCTTCCACGACGGGACAGGTTCTTACGTTTGATGGGAAACCGATCGGCGGTGCGAGGTTTATTCTGAACTGCTCGACCGGCAACTGCGGCAAGGTGATTGGGCAGGCCGATGAGAATGGTCACTTCGATCTCAACCAGCTCGATCCCGCGGAAACCTACGAAGGCTATATCGAAGGACCGGACGGCGATCGAATGACATTCCTCGAGCTGAAGGCGGGACATACCGGTCTGGTGTATCAGATGCCGCGACGGCGGACGCTGCGTGGCCTCATCCACGGCGACCTGTCCCAACTCCGGCGATCCTTCTCATTGGAAGAGAGGAAACACTATCCCAGTGTCGTTGTGGTACAACGCTACAAAGTCCGACCGGAGGAACGGGGTGGCCATTACCTGAGCTTCCGGCCCGAGGTCAAAATCACGGACGATGTCGGCCATTTCGAACTGCCGGGCATCTTCGCCGACGATGTCGAAGTTCGCATCGGTCCGTATTCCGTGATACTTGATCCCGAGATCGCCACCGCAGACGGCGACATCCTCCTGGGCTACGACCTCGACTCCGGTCAGTCGAAAGTGACGATCGTCGATTGGGAGTCGAAACCGTGA
- a CDS encoding carboxypeptidase-like regulatory domain-containing protein: MSPTFRFVLIPALIMALVAAAMFGVGRLRRLWEEPPAKVIEQMAPVQHRAEIEFVEGVGRLRGVIRNADGSRNTEPVRLEYRSIRGSSRDAEKFAGVWGEVTDSFDVQVPSGNTYLVAFRPRSMNVAWAGPIANHANGLLGDLELVFREGTPHQFQVADYRDNILPGATVLARPMFGFDDEGEFFPPDQVDGDVLTYSSWTEGLTYMVAASAPGFVEYRVPVRHRPGQFDLVNVYQDLIATGIVVGPDGAPVAEAEIRLSGITEHEAPFRHEQTNHTLLAKTDADGRFALSGLIEHASYQGLIIAPDYRRMTFDAIRASQEEVVFQLPPLRTVYVQLQGDLSTITTDDHAGGPPQLCLQVSQHYVVGPEGSRHPKVHHTTDQFPLTTRHVYYPGIFGHTVDMELGPATLKLRPEQIAGTGDIKVLFDLTSGSSAVSLLPVSTSEE, from the coding sequence ATGTCTCCCACGTTTCGTTTCGTCCTGATTCCAGCTCTGATCATGGCGCTCGTTGCGGCTGCCATGTTTGGTGTGGGGAGGTTGCGAAGGCTTTGGGAGGAACCGCCTGCCAAAGTGATCGAACAGATGGCTCCGGTTCAGCATCGGGCAGAGATTGAATTTGTTGAGGGCGTCGGCAGGCTGCGGGGAGTGATTCGCAATGCCGATGGGAGTCGGAATACCGAGCCGGTTCGGCTGGAATATCGTTCCATTCGCGGCAGCAGTCGGGATGCGGAGAAGTTCGCCGGAGTATGGGGAGAAGTCACCGATTCGTTCGATGTGCAGGTTCCGAGCGGGAACACCTATCTGGTCGCGTTTCGTCCCCGCTCGATGAACGTGGCCTGGGCCGGTCCCATCGCGAATCATGCGAATGGACTGCTCGGCGATCTTGAGCTCGTCTTTCGCGAGGGGACGCCGCATCAGTTTCAGGTGGCCGATTACCGCGACAACATTCTGCCGGGCGCGACAGTTCTGGCTCGCCCCATGTTCGGCTTCGACGACGAAGGAGAGTTCTTTCCCCCCGATCAGGTCGATGGCGACGTGCTGACTTATTCCTCCTGGACGGAAGGACTGACCTATATGGTGGCCGCGTCCGCTCCCGGTTTCGTGGAGTATCGGGTGCCGGTCAGGCATCGGCCGGGGCAGTTCGATCTGGTCAATGTCTATCAGGATCTGATCGCGACCGGCATCGTGGTGGGACCCGATGGAGCTCCGGTGGCCGAGGCTGAGATTCGGCTAAGCGGGATCACCGAACACGAAGCTCCCTTTCGTCATGAACAAACCAACCACACTCTGCTGGCAAAAACGGATGCCGACGGAAGATTCGCGCTGTCCGGGCTCATTGAACATGCGTCGTATCAGGGGCTGATCATTGCTCCCGACTATCGACGAATGACCTTTGACGCCATTCGTGCCAGCCAGGAGGAGGTCGTCTTTCAGTTGCCCCCTCTGCGGACCGTTTACGTCCAACTCCAGGGGGATCTCTCCACGATCACAACCGACGATCATGCCGGCGGGCCGCCTCAGCTATGTCTGCAGGTGAGCCAGCACTATGTTGTCGGGCCGGAAGGCAGCCGGCATCCGAAAGTGCATCACACCACCGACCAGTTCCCACTGACGACACGGCATGTTTATTACCCGGGAATCTTCGGCCATACAGTCGACATGGAGCTGGGGCCCGCGACGTTGAAACTCCGGCCCGAGCAGATCGCGGGAACTGGAGACATCAAGGTCCTCTTCGACCTGACTTCAGGAAGTTCAGCCGTCTCGCTGCTGCCCGTTTCGACCTCGGAAGAATGA
- a CDS encoding metal ABC transporter solute-binding protein, Zn/Mn family, which produces MISLPSRLFHLGVLICFLAVFTGGCSNDSPENSNAPRVLRSIICTTGMVGDLVQAVVGPEVDVQVLMGPGVDPHLFTPSPRDISQLSVADAVIFNGLHLEAGLSQTLENLEEDSRRLVYSLATPLEQSPAGLIRVGGEQFDPHFWNDLELWQQAATGFANKLAEVFPDQAERFRSNAQAYNQKLTELLTRSQEQISAIPPERRILISAHDAFEYFGRSLGLEVAAVQGISTNTEASVKKVEQLVSRVVQNKIPAIFAETSVSDKAIQAIIAGAKQQGFDVRLGGTLYSDALGPAGSDADTFPSMYEANVKTIVEALK; this is translated from the coding sequence GTGATTTCATTACCGAGCCGCCTGTTCCATCTGGGAGTTTTGATCTGTTTTCTGGCGGTTTTCACCGGGGGTTGTTCCAACGACTCTCCCGAAAATTCAAACGCGCCCCGAGTTCTCCGCTCGATTATCTGCACTACCGGCATGGTGGGCGATCTGGTTCAGGCGGTCGTCGGTCCCGAAGTCGATGTGCAGGTGCTGATGGGGCCCGGCGTCGATCCTCACCTGTTCACCCCCTCGCCGCGGGATATCTCTCAGCTGAGTGTCGCCGATGCCGTCATCTTCAATGGACTGCACCTGGAAGCGGGGCTGTCGCAGACCCTCGAAAACCTCGAAGAAGACTCCCGGCGTCTGGTTTATTCCCTGGCGACACCGCTGGAACAATCACCGGCCGGACTGATCCGCGTCGGCGGCGAACAGTTCGATCCGCATTTCTGGAACGATCTCGAACTCTGGCAGCAGGCCGCCACGGGATTCGCGAACAAACTCGCCGAAGTGTTCCCCGATCAGGCGGAACGGTTCCGCAGCAACGCCCAAGCTTACAACCAGAAACTGACCGAGCTGCTGACCAGATCGCAGGAGCAGATTTCCGCGATTCCGCCTGAACGCCGGATTCTCATCTCGGCCCACGATGCTTTCGAATACTTCGGCCGCAGCCTCGGACTCGAAGTCGCCGCCGTGCAGGGCATCAGCACGAACACCGAAGCCAGCGTGAAAAAGGTCGAACAGCTCGTCAGCCGCGTCGTCCAGAATAAAATCCCGGCGATCTTCGCTGAAACAAGCGTGAGCGACAAAGCGATTCAGGCGATCATCGCCGGTGCGAAGCAGCAGGGCTTCGATGTCCGCCTGGGGGGCACCCTCTATTCCGACGCCCTCGGCCCGGCCGGCAGCGACGCGGACACATTTCCGAGCATGTACGAGGCCAATGTCAAAACGATCGTCGAGGCACTGAAGTAG
- a CDS encoding RsmD family RNA methyltransferase yields MRIIAGKFRGRNIKANPGKTTRPILDRAKQMLFDRLEQDLPGARVLDAFSGTGSLGLEALSRGAATCVFIEKDHQAHRLLRENVAHLGVEDQTVCWRNDGVNSSYRPKGVPDMVPFDIVFYDPPYPLAIEQFKAENTPLYKAMERLAADDVTAPEISLLILRLPIRLDPVLPPVWMRSELELKVASMKILFFEKHGDSDAAPDAGE; encoded by the coding sequence ATGCGGATCATTGCGGGAAAGTTCCGGGGGCGTAATATCAAGGCCAATCCCGGGAAAACGACACGACCGATTCTGGACCGGGCCAAGCAGATGCTGTTCGACCGGCTCGAGCAGGACCTGCCGGGTGCCCGCGTGCTCGATGCCTTTTCCGGTACGGGCTCGCTCGGGCTGGAAGCACTCAGTCGCGGGGCGGCGACCTGTGTCTTCATTGAAAAGGATCACCAGGCCCATCGTCTGCTTCGCGAGAATGTGGCCCATCTGGGCGTCGAAGACCAGACTGTCTGCTGGCGGAACGACGGGGTCAATTCCTCGTACCGTCCCAAAGGGGTCCCGGACATGGTCCCTTTCGACATTGTGTTTTACGACCCGCCTTATCCGCTGGCGATCGAGCAGTTCAAAGCCGAGAACACGCCGCTGTACAAAGCGATGGAACGCCTGGCTGCCGATGATGTAACGGCTCCGGAGATCTCGCTGCTGATTCTCCGCCTGCCGATTCGACTCGATCCGGTTCTTCCTCCCGTCTGGATGCGGTCGGAACTGGAATTGAAAGTCGCCAGCATGAAGATCCTTTTCTTTGAAAAACACGGCGACTCAGACGCCGCTCCTGACGCCGGGGAATAG
- a CDS encoding TSUP family transporter — protein sequence MYELIFSGDGNLPLLFCLMAAAGLVGLSAGGAPGVGSLAAPMVALGFARLDKPQALVVPLLIVGQMRALVQPQRSHIQTRLAHRALVPTTIGMFGGIAVWGYLIQLPNTLGVQNTLKAACGLIVLAIATDILMSRVLRLYPTPHLGPKASILLGLVGGVLSTVANVAGPLFTWYFQSRGLQKDDLTATVAYFFLVLNLFKIPFYIWLGLFHDPNILQSGADWLLFFALWGFAWMMWLLGAFWRRHASERLFAAPIAAAGILVAFVTFYQTLFNTP from the coding sequence ATGTATGAGCTGATTTTCTCAGGAGACGGGAATCTTCCGCTCCTGTTCTGTCTGATGGCTGCTGCCGGTCTAGTCGGGCTATCGGCTGGGGGAGCCCCGGGCGTCGGCAGTCTCGCCGCTCCCATGGTGGCCCTCGGTTTCGCTCGGCTCGACAAACCACAGGCGCTCGTTGTCCCGTTGTTGATCGTCGGTCAGATGCGGGCGCTGGTTCAGCCCCAGCGGAGTCACATTCAAACCCGACTCGCTCACCGTGCGCTTGTACCGACCACCATCGGAATGTTCGGCGGCATCGCCGTCTGGGGATATCTGATCCAACTCCCGAACACCCTCGGCGTTCAGAACACGCTCAAAGCCGCCTGCGGACTGATCGTCCTCGCAATCGCGACCGACATTCTGATGAGCAGAGTCCTCCGACTGTACCCGACGCCGCATCTGGGCCCGAAAGCGTCCATTTTGCTGGGACTGGTCGGAGGGGTGCTCTCCACCGTCGCCAACGTCGCCGGCCCGCTGTTCACGTGGTACTTCCAGTCTCGCGGCCTGCAGAAAGACGACCTGACCGCAACGGTCGCCTACTTCTTTCTCGTGCTCAACCTGTTCAAGATTCCGTTTTACATCTGGCTGGGTTTGTTCCACGATCCGAACATTCTGCAGAGCGGAGCCGACTGGCTGCTGTTCTTTGCCCTCTGGGGATTCGCCTGGATGATGTGGCTCCTCGGAGCCTTCTGGCGCCGCCACGCCTCCGAACGACTCTTCGCCGCCCCCATCGCCGCTGCGGGAATCCTCGTTGCCTTCGTCACGTTTTACCAGACCCTCTTCAACACTCCGTAA
- a CDS encoding ABC transporter ATP-binding protein — translation MSVAAEARPLLDLQNIGLQFSGAAAPTLDDIQLTIHSGETIGIVGPSGCGKSTLLRIIAGLLQPTAGTRALREPELARTGQIGMVFQDARLLPWRSVQKNMELPFELARQPVDQERIRQLLTTTGLHPDDYGKFPRMLSGGMKMRVAVARALVLKPQLILLDEPFAAVDDLLREQLNNELLRWQQQFGFATVLVTHHLGEATFLGNRVLVMSKQPGRIIEQIDLLWSTRDESLRESPEFARTISRVKKHLT, via the coding sequence ATGTCCGTCGCGGCTGAAGCCCGACCATTGCTCGACCTGCAGAACATCGGCCTGCAGTTCTCCGGAGCAGCTGCCCCGACGCTCGATGACATCCAGCTGACAATTCACAGCGGCGAGACCATCGGCATCGTCGGGCCCTCCGGCTGTGGCAAGTCGACGCTCCTGCGAATCATTGCCGGACTGCTGCAGCCGACAGCCGGAACCCGTGCGCTGCGGGAGCCAGAACTGGCGAGAACCGGGCAGATCGGCATGGTGTTTCAGGATGCCCGCCTGCTTCCCTGGCGTTCGGTACAGAAGAACATGGAACTTCCGTTTGAGCTGGCCAGGCAGCCAGTCGATCAGGAACGAATCCGGCAACTGCTGACCACGACCGGCCTTCACCCTGACGACTACGGAAAGTTCCCTCGCATGCTCTCCGGCGGCATGAAGATGCGCGTCGCCGTGGCCCGGGCACTGGTGCTGAAACCTCAGCTCATTCTGCTGGATGAACCGTTTGCAGCCGTCGATGACCTGCTGCGGGAACAGCTCAACAACGAACTGCTCCGCTGGCAACAGCAGTTCGGCTTCGCCACCGTGCTCGTGACTCACCATCTGGGCGAAGCGACGTTCCTCGGTAACCGCGTCCTCGTCATGTCGAAACAGCCGGGACGAATCATCGAACAGATCGATCTCCTCTGGTCCACCCGGGATGAGTCCCTCCGTGAATCGCCCGAATTTGCCCGAACGATCAGCCGGGTCAAAAAGCACCTCACATAG
- the pepT gene encoding peptidase T, with protein MSTLLERFLRYVKIDTQSDETSKSAPSTAKQLDLSRLLEQECRDLGLENVSLSEHGVVLATLPGNVDANAPAIAWVAHVDTSPEFSGTNVNPIVHQNYDGKDIVLPGDKSRVLTVAENPELSSLVGETIITTDGTTLLGADDKSGVAVIMAAVEHLIEHPEIPHGPIRVCFTVDEEIGRGIENLDIEGMDVVCAYTLDSDGRGRIDSETFSADQANVTVRGINTHPSVGKDAMVNAIRILSAFIDRLPQRTLSPETTDGREGFIHPYHIAGGVAEASARLILRDFEDDALQVQADLLRSIAASLEAEFPLAEIQIEIREQYRNMREGLKKEPRALQFAIEATAAAGLEPHQDIIRGGTDGSLMTAAGLPTPNLSSGQHNPHSPLEWTSEIEMLSAMKVLVELARRWGQETA; from the coding sequence ATGTCGACTCTGCTCGAACGTTTTCTCCGCTATGTGAAGATCGATACGCAGTCGGATGAGACCTCAAAGTCTGCACCGAGTACGGCCAAACAGCTCGATCTCTCCCGTCTGCTCGAACAGGAATGTCGCGATCTCGGACTCGAAAACGTCTCGCTGAGTGAACACGGCGTCGTCCTGGCGACACTGCCGGGGAATGTCGATGCCAACGCTCCGGCGATCGCCTGGGTGGCTCATGTCGATACCTCCCCCGAGTTTTCCGGCACGAACGTCAATCCGATCGTGCATCAGAACTACGACGGCAAAGACATCGTCCTGCCGGGTGATAAGAGCCGCGTGCTGACGGTTGCCGAGAATCCCGAGCTCTCGTCGCTGGTCGGAGAAACGATCATCACAACCGATGGCACCACGCTGCTGGGAGCCGATGACAAATCGGGCGTCGCGGTCATCATGGCCGCCGTCGAGCATCTCATCGAACACCCTGAGATCCCGCACGGTCCGATTCGGGTCTGCTTCACGGTCGATGAAGAAATCGGCCGGGGTATCGAGAATCTCGACATCGAAGGGATGGACGTCGTCTGTGCTTATACCCTCGACAGCGATGGACGCGGACGTATTGATTCCGAGACCTTCTCAGCCGATCAGGCCAATGTCACCGTTCGGGGCATCAACACGCATCCGTCGGTTGGCAAAGATGCGATGGTCAATGCGATCCGCATCCTCTCCGCGTTCATCGATCGACTGCCGCAGCGCACGCTCAGTCCGGAAACGACCGACGGACGCGAGGGCTTTATTCATCCTTATCATATTGCCGGGGGTGTCGCCGAGGCTTCCGCCCGGTTGATCCTCCGCGACTTTGAAGACGATGCTCTCCAGGTGCAGGCCGACCTGCTGCGGAGCATCGCGGCTTCGCTCGAAGCGGAATTCCCGCTGGCAGAGATTCAGATCGAGATCCGCGAGCAATACCGCAATATGCGGGAAGGGTTGAAGAAAGAACCCCGGGCGCTGCAGTTCGCCATTGAAGCGACCGCCGCGGCCGGCCTGGAACCGCATCAGGATATCATCCGTGGCGGGACCGATGGTTCGCTGATGACGGCTGCCGGTTTGCCGACGCCGAATCTTTCCTCCGGACAACATAATCCGCACAGTCCTCTGGAGTGGACCAGTGAGATTGAAATGCTCTCGGCGATGAAGGTCCTCGTCGAACTGGCCCGCCGCTGGGGTCAGGAGACCGCCTGA